A genomic stretch from Arachis stenosperma cultivar V10309 chromosome 3, arast.V10309.gnm1.PFL2, whole genome shotgun sequence includes:
- the LOC130968407 gene encoding EPIDERMAL PATTERNING FACTOR-like protein 1 → MASLNSYHYFTPTTTFTFLLLLLLHHILTPVSCYNKPQPPPVSHRELLFEEKNRLGSIPPSCHNKCNECHPCMAVQVPTLPTHNNQDLTKSRKKGLFSSSLEGNRNSNRYSNYKPLGWKCHCGNHFFNP, encoded by the exons ATGGCTTCACTTAATTCATATCACTATTTCACACCAACCACCACCTTCACCTTCCTCCTTTTACTTCTGTTGCATCATATTTTAACTCCGGTTTCTTGTTACAATAAGCCACAACCACCACCAGTTTCTCACCGG GAACTGTTATTTGAGGAGAAAAACAGGCTGGGTTCAATACCACCAAGCTGCCACAACAAGTGCAATGAGTGTCATCCATGCATGGCGGTTCAGGTTCCAACTTTACCTACCCACAACAACCAAGATCTTACCAAATCCAGAAAAAAGGGCTTGTTTAGTTCATCTCTTGAAGGTAACCGCAACAGTAACAGGTACTCCAATTACAAGCCACTGGGTTGGAAATGCCACTGTGGTAACCACTTCTTCAACCCTTAG
- the LOC130968365 gene encoding uncharacterized protein LOC130968365 — protein sequence MDTLTKLLMVYLEWSAIWNMSIVISVMDGIHGAGALRVSFFLSSGNQKRGLYLMLVFFALGVCFRVPCIFLGCYKGGSGIFVQVGLFFLVNTLKWVSCMIYFSDCKERKLEKKIIDDVEVGKDLQSGS from the exons ATGGACA CACTTACAAAGCTTTTGATGGTGTATCTGGAATGGAGTGCTATTTGGAATATGAGTATTGTGATATCGGTAATGGATGGTATCCATGGAGCAGGGGCGTTACGCGTTTCGTTCTTCCTAAGCAGTGGTAATCAAAAGAGAGGACTCTATTTGATGCTTGTTTTCTTTgctttaggggtttgttttagggTGCCATGTATTTTCCTTGGTTGCTATAAAGGAGGGAGTGGGATATTTGTGCAAGTTGGGTTGTTCTTTTTGGTAAATACTCTCaaatgggtgtcttgtatgaTTTACTTCTCTGATTGCAAGGAGAGGAAGTTAGAGAAGAAGATTATTGATGATGTAGAAGTGGGTAAAGATCTTCAAAGTGGTTCATAA
- the LOC130968366 gene encoding haloacid dehalogenase-like hydrolase domain-containing protein At4g39970 — protein MVLFDWVKTEPYMASLTLFSATTLHTKHGFGFQRIKLFPSKHHRVFSVSASASSSPLKALIFDCDGVILESEHLHRQAYNDAFTHFNVRCPSSSSSSSDQPLNWDVHFYDELQNQIGGGKPKMRWYFKEHGWPSSTLFETPPTDDDDRANLIDTLQDWKTERYKEIIKSGTVKPRPGVLRLMDEVKEAGIKLAVCSAATKSSVIMCLENLIGIERFQGLDCFLAGDDVKEKKPDPSIYITASKKLGVSEKDCLVVEDSVIGLQAATQAGMSCIVTYTSSTASQDFSDAIAIYPDLSNVRLKDLELLLQNLVAAK, from the exons atggtgttGTTTGACTGGGTGAAGACTGAACCATACATGGCTTCTCTCACTCTCTTCAGCGCCACTACTCTACACACCAAACATGGCTTTGGGTTTCAAAGAATCAAGTTGTTCCCTTCCAAACACCACCGCGTCTTCTCCGTCTCAGCTTCTGCTTCCTCTTCTCCGCTCAAGGCTCTCATATTTGACTGCGATGGCGTCATACTCGAATCTGAGCACTTGCACCGCCAGGCATACAACGATGCCTTCACTCACTTCAACGTTCGCtgcccttcttcttcttcttcttcttccgaTCAGCCCCTCAATTGGGACGTTCACTTCTACGATGAACTTCAGAACCAAATTGGCGGTGGCAAACCCAAAATGCGATG GTACTTTAAGGAGCATGGTTGGCCATCATCCACCTTGTTTGAGACTCCTCCAACCGATGATGATGATCGAGCCAACCTCATTGACACTCTTCAG GATTGGAAGACTGAGAGATACAAAGAGATAATCAAGTCTGGAACT GTAAAACCCAGACCTGGAGTGTTGAGATTGATGGATGAGGTCAAAGAAGCT GGTATAAAGCTAGCTGTTTGCTCTGCAGCTACTAAAAGTTCAGTGATTATGTGTCTGGAAAATCTTATAGGAATT GAGCGCTTTCAAGGTCTTGATTGTTTCCTTGCTG GCGATGATGTGAAGGAAAAGAAGCCTGATCCATCAATATACATTACAGCTTCAAAG AAGCTAGGTGTATCAGAGAAAGATTGCTTAGTGGTAGAAGACAGTGTTATTGGGTTGCag GCAGCAACACAAGCAGGGATGTCATGCATTGTTACCTATACATCTTCCACAGCTAGCCAG GATTTCAGTGATGCCATCGCAATCTATCCCGACCTAAGTAATGTAAG ATTGAAAGATTTGGAACTACTACTTCAAAATCTGGTAGCAGCTAAATAA
- the LOC130969591 gene encoding chaperone protein dnaJ A6, chloroplastic-like: MAMAITTFGSTSAAQWGIRPQLLLRSSMIAKVASSSHNFTSRVCFMAAPSSSFLSQDSLRMIFNVGSFQPLHHCRGSRLIVRAESDFYSVLGVSKNASKSEIKSAYRKLARNYHPDVNKEPGAEEKFKEISNAYEVLSDDEKRSIYDRYGEAGLKGSGMGMGDFSNPFDLFESLFEGMNRGAGSRGSWNGAIDGEDEYYSLVLNFKEAVFGIEKEIEISRLESCGTCNGSGAKPGTTPTRCSTCGGQGRVVSSTRTPLGIFQQSMTCSSCNGTGEISTPCNTCTGDGRVRKTKRISLKVPAGVDSGSRLRVRNEGNAGRRGGSPGDLFVVIEVIPDPVLKRDDTNILYTCKVSYIDAILGTTTKVPTVDGMVDLKIPAGTQPNTTLVMAKKGVPYLNKNNMRGDQLVRVQVEIPKRLSSDERKLIEELADLSKGKTATGKR; the protein is encoded by the exons ATGGCAATGGCAATTACTACTTTTGGTAGTACATCGGCTGCACAATGGGGAATTCGTCCTCAGCTTTTATTAAGATCCAGTATGATAGCCAAGGTTGCGTCATCCAGCCACAA TTTTACAAGCAGGGTATGCTTTATGGCTGCCCCTAGTTCAAGCTTTCTTTCTCAGGATTCCTTGCGCATGATATTTAATGTGGGTTCATTTCAGCCTTTACATCACTGTAGGGGATCAAGGTTGATAGTTAGAGCAGAATCG GATTTCTATTCAGTTCTTGGTGTTTCAAAAAATGCCAGTAAATCTGAAATAAAGAGTG CTTATAGGAAGCTTGCCCGGAATTATCACCCAGACGTGAACAA AGAACCTGGAGCAGAAGAGAAATTTAAGGAAATTAGCAATGCATATGAG GTCTTATCTGATGATGAGAAAAGATCCATATATGACAGATATGGGGAGGCTGGTCTTAAGGGATCTGGAATGGGAATGGGG GATTTCAGCAATCCCTTTGATTTGTTTGAGTCATTGTTTGAGGGTATGAATCGTGGTGCTGGTTCTAGGGGTTCTTGGAATGGAGCAATAGATGGTGAAGATGAGTATTACAGTCTTGTTCTGAACTTTAAAGAAGCAGTTTTTGGTATAGAAAAAGAGATAGAGATAAGTCGATTAGAAAGCTGTGGAACTTGCAATGGTTCAGGTGCTAAACCAGGGACCACACCAACCAGATGTAGCACTTGTGGAGGTCAAGGCCGAGTTGTCTCATCAACAAGAACTCCATTAGGTATCTTCCAGCAATCTATGACCTGCTCATCTTGCAATGGGACTGGAGAAATTTCAACACCTTGCAATACATGTACTGGGGATGGTCGAGTAAGGAAAACAAAGCGGATAAGTCTGAAGGTCCCAGCAGGCGTGGATTCTGGTAGTCGTTTAAGGGTCCGTAATGAAGGGAATGCTGGAAGGCGAGGGGGTTCTCCTGGTGACCTCTTTGTTGTCATTGAGGTCATCCCAGATCCTGTCCTTAAACGAGACGACACCAACATTTTATACACCTGCAAGGTTTCTTACATTGATGCAATCTTGGGCACTACAACAAAGGTTCCTACTGTGGATGGAATGGTGGACTTGAAAATTCCGGCAGGGACACAACCAAACACAACACTTGTTATGGCTAAAAAGGGTGTTCCCTATCTGAATAAAAACAATATGAGGGGCGACCAATTGGTTCGCGTGCAAGTCGAAATCCCCAAAAGACTGAGCAGCGATGAGAGGAAACTTATTGAGGAACTTGCTGATTTAAGCAAAGGCAAAACTGCTACCGGTAAGAGATGA
- the LOC130965407 gene encoding wall-associated receptor kinase-like 20, which yields MMEAKQKTMASAHPSILLFLVFISSTVGGTTTCRDTCGSTQVKYPFGTGPGCGSPLFTPYISCTSNGTSDQLTLKTHTASYPITSISYPTSTLTLTPPTMSTCTSMHTSPTNFGLDWATPFQITSTTFILLSCQPPLKATPICDPSLDYLCASIYTCPSVVSLGMPLFPPANTCCVYSPANLDGKGELDLQAMKCGGYASVVSLGDTPTDPTHWVYGVNLKFSYGALQSNYVTSKCNTCEYSGGICGYATPGDAFLCVCKGGYNTSLDCSNNGFNQNQLQDYLWDSFSSPTMFAPSGYVWSFILAGIVSSLF from the exons atgatgGAAGCAAAGCAAAAGACAATGGCATCAGCACATCCTTCAATCCtcctcttccttgtcttcatcTCTTCCACAGTCGGCGGCACCACAACATGCCGGGACACATGCGGCTCCACACAGGTCAAATATCCATTCGGAACCGGCCCCGGTTGCGGctcccctctcttcaccccttaCATCTCATGCACTTCAAACGGCACTTCCGACCAACTCACCCTCAAAACCCACACAGCCTCATACCCAATCACCTCCATCTCATACCCTACTTCCACACTAACCCTAACCCCACCAACCATGTCCACATGCACCTCCATGCACACCTCACCAACCAACTTCGGCCTTGACTGGGCCACACCCTTCCAAATCACCTCCACCACCTTCATCCTCCTCTCTTGCCAGCCCCCACTCAAAGCCACTCCCATCTGCGACCCTTCCCTAGACTACCTTTGCGCATCCATTTACACGTGTCCTTCCGTGGTTTCACTCGGCATGCCTCTCTTCCCTCCCGCCAACACTTGCTGTGTGTACTCGCCGGCTAACCTTGATGGTAAGGGTGAGTTGGACCTACAAGCCATGAAGTGCGGTGGTTATGCTTCCGTCGTGTCGCTTGGGGATACCCCTACGGACCCTACTCACTGGGTTTATGGTGTCAACTTGAAGTTCTCTTATGGTGCTCTTCAGAGTAACTATGTCACCAGTAAGTGTAACACGTGCGAGTATAGCGGTGGAATCTGCGGGTATGCTACTCCCGGAGATGCATTTCTTTGTGTCTGTAAAGGTGGATATAACACTAGTTTGGATTGCTCCAATAATGGTTTCAACCAGAACCAGCTCCAGGACTATCTCTGGGACTCTTTTTCCTCTCCAACAATGTTTGCAC CTAGCGGGTATGTTTGGAGTTTCATCTTGGCTGGTATTGTCTCCAGCTTATTTTGA
- the LOC130969346 gene encoding uncharacterized protein LOC130969346, which produces MSSCCFSFTASRNRCYRNSFSTAGLKSTTTDLGEGTLMHCWVPKSHNQSKPSLLLIHGFGANAMWQWNHFLPSLIPRFNVYVPDLLFFGDSFTTRPERSESFQARCLMGLMEAHGVSKMSAAGISYGGFVLYSMAAQFPERIEKVVLCCAGVCFEEKDVDGGISKLKSVDEAVSLLIPQNPQKMKELVRLTFVKPIKLMPSCFLNDFIRVMCSNRIQRKELLEALIKGRKLSDLPKISQPTLIIWGEQDQLFPLELAHRLKSHVGENAELVVIKNAGHAVNVEKPKEMAKNINLFLINPTAPSKQENQSNGSKVD; this is translated from the exons ATGTCCAGCTGTTGTTTCAGCTTCACTGCTTCCCGCAACCGCTGCTACCGCAACTCCTTCTCCACCGCCGGCCTCAAATCCACAACCACCGACCTCGGCGAAGGAACACTCATGCACTGCTGGGTCCCCAAATCCCACAACCAATCAAAGCCTTCCCTTCTTCTCATCCATGGCTTCGGAGCCAACGCAATGTGGCAGTGGAATCACTTCCTCCCTTCTCTCATTCCCCGATTCAACGTCTACGTCCCGGACCTCCTCTTCTTCGGCGACTCCTTCACCACCCGCCCCGAAAGATCCGAGTCCTTCCAGGCTCGCTGCCTCATGGGCCTCATGGAGGCCCACGGGGTCAGCAAGATGAGCGCCGCCGGGATAAGCTACGGCGGCTTCGTGCTGTACAGCATGGCGGCTCAATTCCCTGAGAGGATTGAGAAGGTGGTTCTGTGTTGTGCTGGTGTTTGCTTTGAAGAGAAGGACGTTGATGGCGGGATCTCCAAGTTGAAGAGCGTTGACGAGGCTGTGTCTCTTCTGATTCCTCAGAACCCTCAGAAGATGAAGGAGCTCGTCAGGCTTACGTTCGTTAAGCCTATCAAGCTCATGCCCTCATGTTTCCTCAATGATTTCATTCGT GTGATGTGTTCCAACCGCATCCAGAGGAAAGAACTACTCGAAGCATTAATTAAGGGTAGAAAACTCTCTGATCTTCCTAAGATATCCCAG CCTACACTAATAATATGGGGAGAGCAGGACCAATTATTCCCTCTGGAGTTAGCACACAGACTGAAAAG TCACGTGGGAGAGAATGCAGAACTAGTGGTAATCAAGAATGCAGGGCATGCAGTGAATGTAGAGAAGCCCAAGGAGATGGCCAAGAATATAAATTTATTCCTCATTAATCCTACTGCCCCGTCTAAACAAGAAAACCAAAGCAATGGTTCCAAGGTGGATTAG